A stretch of the uncultured Trichococcus sp. genome encodes the following:
- the ribF gene encoding riboflavin biosynthesis protein RibF produces the protein MEIIHMHHPYDQKKMPDEQIVLALGYFDGVHRGHQEVIKRAKEVAEKKKLKLAVMSFNHHPSIVFQKMNPETMQYLSTVSRKAEILESLGVDYFFVISFTSAFASLRPQEFVDQYICGLRAAAVVAGFDYTYGPREIADMKQLVHYAKGRFEVIEVAELKSETEKISSTHIREALNEGNMEKANEYLGYVYQIEGTVIHGDARGRLLGFPTANIQTEKHTRLPRNGVYIVSIRVNGTWYRGTASIGHNITFEAGRDKTVEVYILDFDKMIYGEDVAVRWHHFIRSEIKFSGVEQLIAQLKSDEADTIAYFQDHPLDEVTL, from the coding sequence ATGGAAATAATCCATATGCATCATCCCTATGACCAAAAAAAGATGCCTGACGAGCAAATCGTGCTGGCTTTGGGATACTTTGATGGCGTCCATAGAGGACATCAAGAAGTGATCAAAAGAGCAAAGGAAGTTGCCGAAAAGAAGAAGCTGAAACTTGCCGTCATGAGTTTCAATCATCATCCGAGTATCGTATTCCAGAAGATGAATCCGGAAACGATGCAGTATTTGTCGACCGTCAGCCGCAAAGCCGAAATATTGGAGAGCTTGGGCGTTGATTATTTCTTCGTCATCTCTTTCACATCTGCGTTTGCCTCATTAAGGCCGCAGGAATTCGTCGACCAGTACATTTGCGGCTTGCGTGCTGCCGCAGTCGTCGCCGGTTTCGATTATACTTATGGCCCGAGAGAAATAGCGGATATGAAACAATTAGTGCACTATGCTAAAGGACGCTTTGAAGTCATCGAAGTTGCCGAATTGAAGAGCGAAACCGAAAAAATCAGTTCCACGCATATCCGGGAAGCATTAAACGAAGGGAACATGGAAAAAGCGAATGAATATTTAGGCTATGTCTACCAGATTGAAGGTACGGTCATCCATGGCGATGCGAGAGGCAGATTGTTGGGTTTCCCGACTGCAAATATCCAGACCGAAAAGCATACACGGTTGCCCAGGAACGGCGTATACATCGTAAGCATCAGGGTGAACGGAACTTGGTATCGCGGTACAGCTTCGATCGGGCACAACATCACTTTTGAAGCTGGCCGCGACAAGACCGTTGAGGTGTACATACTGGACTTCGATAAAATGATTTACGGAGAAGACGTAGCTGTCAGATGGCACCATTTTATCCGCAGCGAAATCAAATTTTCGGGAGTTGAACAGCTGATTGCGCAGCTGAAAAGCGATGAAGCGGACACGATCGCCTATTTTCAGGACCACCCCTTGGACGAGGTGACACTCTAA
- the truB gene encoding tRNA pseudouridine(55) synthase TruB, with the protein MDGILPLWKERGMTSHDCVFKLRKILKTKKVGHTGTLDPEVDGVLPICIGKATKVVEFLTDTDKAYEGEITIGVATTTEDSQGETIAKAPVDQALPLAEIDAAMESMVGESIQVPPMYSAVKVNGKRLYEYARKGLTVERPQRTIHVMRFERISEPVYHAEDETMSWCFRVTCGKGTYVRTLAVDLGAALGYPAYMSSLTRTMSGAFTKDDCLTLQQVAEAMANNEIDAHLKPIDSVFATYRQVALDDEMWDKVKNGAVLPKAGPFETMDAPVLFTYQGKIVAMYEQHPTKAAFIKPRKMFLS; encoded by the coding sequence ATGGACGGAATATTACCTTTATGGAAAGAACGCGGCATGACAAGTCACGACTGCGTGTTCAAACTGAGAAAAATACTGAAAACAAAAAAAGTCGGGCATACCGGGACTTTGGATCCGGAAGTGGATGGCGTTTTGCCGATCTGCATCGGGAAAGCGACAAAAGTCGTCGAATTTTTGACGGACACGGACAAAGCCTACGAAGGGGAAATCACTATCGGGGTCGCTACGACGACTGAGGACAGCCAAGGTGAAACAATCGCGAAAGCTCCTGTCGATCAAGCACTGCCTTTGGCTGAAATCGATGCAGCGATGGAATCCATGGTTGGAGAAAGCATCCAAGTTCCTCCGATGTATTCCGCAGTCAAGGTGAACGGGAAAAGACTGTACGAGTACGCCCGCAAAGGATTGACTGTTGAAAGACCGCAAAGGACCATCCACGTTATGCGTTTTGAGCGGATTTCGGAACCTGTCTATCATGCGGAAGACGAAACGATGTCCTGGTGTTTCCGGGTCACTTGCGGAAAAGGGACCTATGTGAGGACCTTGGCCGTCGATCTGGGCGCAGCCTTGGGTTATCCGGCTTACATGTCAAGTTTAACCCGCACGATGAGCGGAGCCTTCACGAAAGACGATTGCCTGACGTTGCAGCAAGTGGCTGAAGCGATGGCGAACAACGAAATTGACGCGCATCTGAAACCGATCGACTCGGTATTCGCAACATATCGGCAAGTTGCGCTCGATGATGAAATGTGGGATAAAGTGAAAAATGGTGCGGTACTGCCGAAAGCGGGGCCGTTCGAAACGATGGATGCCCCGGTTTTGTTCACCTATCAGGGAAAAATCGTGGCGATGTACGAACAGCATCCGACCAAAGCCGCTTTCATCAAACCCAGGAAAATGTTCCTATCATAA
- a CDS encoding DegV family protein, producing the protein MPNFKIVTDSTTELSPEEIDRYGITVIPLSSMIDNVIYYDGITITKPEFLEKMMNSKELPKSSQPAMGTFLDKYNELTADGSEVLSIHVTETLSGTVNSAHQAAKLAHGNVTVIDSQFCARATAFQVLEAAKCSSEGLTVAEALPRVTSVKERTLLYICIVNLENMVKGGRIGKTMGRITTLLNIKANLKMIDGALTTDIKGRGTKAIVKRYEEIIEELKQKYLDVEAIGITHDGLSEYSNQIIGMLKNAFPNARMYTSYASASVMTHAGPEAVSFQFLMKNK; encoded by the coding sequence ATGCCAAACTTCAAAATAGTGACCGATTCCACAACGGAATTGTCCCCAGAAGAAATTGACAGATACGGAATCACCGTAATTCCGCTTTCATCTATGATCGATAATGTCATTTATTACGACGGCATCACCATAACCAAACCTGAATTCCTCGAAAAAATGATGAACAGCAAGGAATTGCCAAAATCCTCCCAACCAGCCATGGGGACGTTCTTGGATAAATACAATGAACTGACAGCGGATGGCAGTGAAGTTCTGTCCATCCATGTGACTGAGACATTGAGCGGAACCGTGAATTCCGCTCACCAGGCGGCTAAACTCGCCCACGGCAACGTGACGGTCATCGATTCACAGTTTTGCGCAAGAGCTACCGCCTTCCAAGTTTTGGAAGCCGCAAAATGTTCCTCAGAAGGATTGACGGTTGCGGAAGCATTGCCTCGGGTCACCTCCGTTAAGGAACGCACCCTCCTTTACATCTGCATCGTCAACCTGGAAAACATGGTCAAGGGCGGACGCATCGGAAAAACGATGGGGCGCATCACGACGTTGCTGAATATCAAAGCGAACCTTAAAATGATCGATGGCGCGTTGACTACCGACATCAAAGGCCGCGGTACCAAAGCAATCGTAAAACGCTACGAAGAGATCATCGAAGAACTGAAACAAAAATATTTGGATGTCGAAGCGATCGGAATCACGCATGACGGTTTGTCGGAATATTCGAACCAAATCATCGGCATGCTGAAAAACGCCTTCCCTAATGCCCGGATGTACACGTCATATGCCAGCGCAAGCGTCATGACCCATGCCGGCCCCGAAGCCGTATCCTTCCAATTCCTGATGAAAAACAAATAA
- a CDS encoding DUF1294 domain-containing protein, which produces MRDPVLIYFIMVNILLFIMMGIDKKKARQKVWRIPERNLLLLGLFGGGLGGLLGMQHFRHKTKHLTFKVVFVLGTLLTGMTTYFVFV; this is translated from the coding sequence ATGAGAGATCCAGTGCTCATTTACTTCATCATGGTGAATATATTGCTTTTCATTATGATGGGCATCGACAAAAAGAAAGCGCGGCAAAAAGTTTGGCGCATACCGGAGCGCAATCTGCTCCTGTTGGGACTTTTCGGCGGCGGACTGGGCGGACTGCTGGGGATGCAACACTTCCGGCATAAAACCAAACACCTGACTTTCAAGGTAGTCTTCGTTTTGGGCACACTCTTGACCGGGATGACAACCTATTTCGTATTCGTATGA
- the pepT gene encoding peptidase T yields MQKKLVDRFLKYIQFETRSDEKSLTVPSTQSQVDFAKMVLMPELEAIGLSDIQYNVANGFVTALLPRNSEKEFPVIGFIAHMDTADFEAANVNPLIWDHYAGNDLILDAEAQVLLSPKDFPSLKNYIGQTLITTDGKTLLGADDKAGIAEIITALEAIKAADDIEHGDIKVAFGPDEEIGRGADLFDVAGFGCDFAYTMDGGPLGELEYESFNAAQAIVTIHGKNVHPGTAKDTMVNAIKLAIAYDSALPQNEVPEKTEKREGFYHLLGIEGNVEESKMTYIIRDHDKELFENRKMTMLTLAEQMNKELAEDRITIEVHDQYYNMGEVLREDMRPVALAEAAMKSVGITPIIEPIRGGTDGSKLSFMGLPTPNIFAGGENFHGRYEFVSVQSMEKAVAVIVEIIRQSQGYGK; encoded by the coding sequence ATGCAAAAAAAATTAGTGGACCGTTTTTTAAAATATATACAATTTGAGACAAGATCGGATGAAAAAAGTTTGACCGTGCCTTCTACCCAAAGCCAGGTGGATTTCGCAAAAATGGTTCTGATGCCGGAATTGGAAGCAATCGGACTTTCGGATATCCAATACAATGTAGCCAATGGTTTTGTGACTGCACTTTTGCCGCGCAACTCAGAAAAAGAGTTCCCTGTAATCGGGTTCATCGCCCATATGGACACAGCTGATTTCGAGGCTGCAAATGTAAATCCGCTTATTTGGGATCACTATGCGGGCAACGATCTGATTTTGGATGCGGAAGCACAAGTGCTCCTTTCGCCGAAGGATTTCCCTTCTTTGAAGAACTATATCGGTCAGACGTTGATCACTACCGACGGAAAAACGTTGTTGGGTGCGGATGACAAAGCCGGCATCGCTGAAATCATCACAGCATTGGAAGCCATAAAAGCTGCAGATGACATAGAGCATGGGGACATCAAAGTCGCTTTCGGGCCCGATGAAGAAATCGGTCGTGGAGCTGATCTTTTCGATGTGGCCGGTTTCGGCTGCGACTTTGCCTATACGATGGATGGTGGTCCGTTGGGTGAGCTTGAATACGAAAGTTTCAATGCTGCACAAGCCATCGTTACGATCCACGGTAAAAATGTGCATCCTGGAACTGCCAAGGACACGATGGTGAATGCGATCAAGCTGGCCATCGCTTACGACAGCGCTTTGCCACAAAATGAAGTGCCCGAAAAAACCGAAAAGCGCGAAGGTTTCTATCACCTGTTAGGCATTGAAGGCAATGTGGAAGAAAGCAAGATGACCTACATCATCAGGGACCATGACAAGGAACTTTTTGAGAACAGGAAAATGACCATGCTCACGTTGGCGGAACAGATGAACAAGGAATTGGCTGAAGATCGCATCACTATAGAAGTGCACGATCAGTACTACAACATGGGGGAAGTGCTGAGGGAAGACATGCGTCCAGTCGCTCTGGCGGAAGCAGCGATGAAGTCAGTGGGGATCACCCCGATCATCGAACCGATCCGCGGCGGTACGGATGGTTCAAAATTGTCCTTCATGGGCTTGCCGACTCCGAATATTTTTGCCGGGGGAGAAAATTTCCACGGACGTTATGAATTTGTGTCTGTTCAATCAATGGAGAAGGCCGTTGCGGTCATCGTAGAAATCATCAGACAAAGTCAAGGGTACGGAAAGTGA
- a CDS encoding Nif3-like dinuclear metal center hexameric protein: MKSITGYEFIELFESHVPTWLAEDGDPVGLHLGDLSRPVRRILVTLDVRPEIVQEAIEKQVDFIFSHHPPIYRPLKNLDVSDKQTKMYVDLLKHDISVYAAHTNLDNANNGMNDWLSDALGLLDVEIMDVTKRVPVKKISVCVPNADCNRVRLAMTDAGAGNISDEYSHCSFEAQGVGRFTPMEGAKPAIGHVNEPEEVQEKKIEMVVEDKYLADVLEALQESHPYEEPVYEVYTINNFQREYGLGRVGNLALPMSLRSFIQYVKDVFQIEGMRFIAADLDQTISRVAICGGDAGKYYRKAIKKGADVYITGDVYYHTAHDMQADGLTVIDPGHHIEQICKPKLFELFNEWKKENEWDLEVISSEINTDPFIFDSQL; this comes from the coding sequence ATGAAAAGCATTACTGGTTATGAATTCATCGAATTATTCGAATCGCATGTTCCAACTTGGTTGGCAGAGGATGGGGATCCGGTGGGACTTCATTTGGGCGATTTGAGCCGTCCTGTCCGCCGTATTTTGGTGACACTGGATGTCCGTCCGGAAATCGTTCAGGAAGCCATCGAAAAGCAAGTCGATTTTATTTTCTCCCATCATCCGCCGATATACAGACCGCTAAAAAATTTGGATGTGTCAGATAAGCAAACGAAAATGTACGTCGATCTTCTGAAGCATGACATCAGCGTGTATGCGGCCCACACGAATCTTGACAATGCGAATAACGGAATGAATGATTGGCTTTCTGATGCTTTGGGGCTGTTGGATGTTGAAATCATGGATGTCACGAAGCGTGTTCCTGTGAAAAAAATATCGGTATGTGTGCCGAATGCTGACTGCAATCGTGTCCGATTGGCTATGACCGATGCGGGAGCGGGGAACATTTCCGACGAATATAGCCACTGCTCCTTTGAGGCACAAGGAGTTGGCCGCTTCACGCCAATGGAGGGCGCAAAGCCTGCCATCGGCCATGTCAATGAGCCGGAGGAAGTCCAAGAGAAGAAAATCGAGATGGTCGTCGAAGACAAATATTTGGCTGACGTTTTGGAGGCACTGCAAGAATCGCATCCGTACGAAGAGCCTGTCTACGAAGTCTATACAATCAATAATTTCCAACGCGAGTACGGCTTGGGAAGGGTCGGTAATTTGGCTTTGCCGATGTCTTTGCGCTCCTTTATCCAGTACGTCAAGGATGTTTTCCAGATCGAGGGCATGCGTTTCATCGCAGCCGATTTGGATCAGACGATCAGCCGCGTGGCCATCTGTGGCGGAGATGCCGGCAAATATTACCGGAAAGCAATCAAGAAGGGGGCGGATGTGTACATCACGGGCGATGTCTACTACCACACTGCCCACGATATGCAGGCTGATGGACTGACTGTCATAGACCCAGGCCATCATATCGAGCAAATCTGTAAACCAAAATTATTTGAATTATTCAATGAATGGAAAAAAGAAAATGAGTGGGATCTGGAAGTCATCTCTTCCGAAATCAATACGGATCCTTTCATTTTCGATAGTCAATTGTGA
- a CDS encoding tRNA (adenine(22)-N(1))-methyltransferase TrmK codes for MNNQQLSVRLETVAGFVPENARLADIGSDHAYLPCVLAARDVISYALAGEVVKGPFESAAEQIRTSGVGDRVSARLGDGMDVIEPADHINVVTICGMGGDLISKILEKGRLKGKLVGVERLILQPNNGEKKLREWLIGHQFKIIDETILEENGKIYEIIVAEKADTTENYSDLEYSFGRFLLQGKNETFRKKWLSEIDKCQYILDSMQKASNNLNEKEQQVINKINEIKEVLE; via the coding sequence TTGAACAATCAACAATTATCCGTAAGACTCGAGACGGTTGCAGGTTTTGTGCCGGAAAACGCCAGACTGGCCGATATCGGCTCGGATCACGCTTATTTGCCTTGTGTTTTGGCAGCGCGCGACGTCATCAGTTATGCATTGGCAGGGGAAGTTGTGAAAGGCCCCTTCGAATCGGCAGCGGAACAGATCAGAACATCAGGAGTCGGCGATCGTGTCAGCGCCAGATTAGGTGATGGCATGGATGTGATTGAACCGGCGGATCATATAAACGTCGTCACCATCTGCGGGATGGGTGGGGACTTGATTTCCAAAATTCTGGAAAAAGGCAGATTGAAAGGCAAGTTGGTTGGTGTGGAACGGCTGATTCTTCAGCCCAACAACGGAGAAAAGAAACTGCGTGAATGGCTGATCGGCCACCAATTCAAAATCATCGACGAAACGATATTGGAAGAAAACGGAAAGATTTATGAAATCATCGTCGCTGAAAAGGCAGATACAACGGAAAACTACTCCGATCTGGAATACAGTTTCGGCCGTTTCTTGCTCCAGGGAAAAAATGAGACTTTCCGCAAAAAGTGGTTATCCGAAATCGACAAGTGCCAATACATATTGGACAGCATGCAAAAAGCAAGCAACAATCTGAACGAAAAAGAACAGCAAGTGATCAATAAAATCAATGAAATTAAAGAGGTGCTGGAATGA
- the rpoD gene encoding RNA polymerase sigma factor RpoD, which translates to MAIEKNDQGLTLEQVTKKLIAEHKLLGAVFYDELADKIATPFQLDADDMDKLIQKMEDGGVSVVDADGGPTARQLAKETVKPEKPATAKKDEEEDLMAVPPGVKINDPVRMYLKEIGRVPLLNAEEEVNLALRIKDGDQEAKQQLAEANLRLVVSIAKRYVGRGMQFLDLIQEGNMGLMKAVEKFDHTKGFKFSTYATWWIRQAITRAIADQARTIRIPVHMVETINKLVRIQRQLLQDLGREPTPEEIGAEMDLPTEKVREILKIAQEPVSLETPIGEEDDSHLGDFIEDQEVLSPAEHTAQTLLKEQLEEVLDTLTDREENVLRLRFGLDDGNVRTLEQVGKVFGVTRERIRQIEAKALRKLRHPSRSKQLKDFLE; encoded by the coding sequence ATGGCAATCGAAAAAAATGATCAAGGTTTAACGTTAGAACAGGTAACCAAAAAGCTGATCGCAGAACACAAATTATTGGGGGCCGTCTTCTACGACGAATTGGCCGATAAGATAGCTACACCTTTCCAATTGGACGCGGATGACATGGATAAATTGATTCAAAAAATGGAAGACGGCGGTGTCAGTGTCGTAGACGCTGACGGCGGTCCGACTGCCCGTCAACTTGCCAAAGAAACGGTAAAGCCTGAAAAACCGGCTACAGCCAAAAAGGATGAAGAGGAAGACCTGATGGCGGTGCCACCAGGTGTGAAAATCAACGATCCGGTGCGCATGTACTTGAAGGAAATCGGCCGCGTACCTTTGCTGAACGCAGAGGAAGAAGTCAATCTGGCCTTGCGCATCAAAGATGGCGATCAGGAGGCGAAACAGCAATTGGCTGAAGCCAACTTGCGTCTGGTCGTTTCCATCGCGAAACGTTATGTAGGCCGAGGCATGCAATTCTTGGATCTGATCCAGGAAGGCAATATGGGTCTGATGAAAGCTGTCGAAAAATTCGACCATACGAAAGGGTTCAAATTCTCCACCTATGCCACTTGGTGGATTCGTCAAGCCATCACCCGCGCCATCGCCGACCAAGCCAGAACGATCCGTATCCCTGTGCACATGGTGGAAACAATCAATAAATTGGTCCGGATCCAACGGCAATTGCTGCAGGATCTCGGACGCGAACCGACACCGGAAGAAATCGGTGCCGAGATGGACCTTCCCACTGAAAAAGTCAGAGAGATCCTGAAGATCGCCCAAGAGCCTGTTTCCTTGGAAACCCCTATCGGGGAAGAAGACGATTCGCACTTAGGCGATTTCATCGAAGACCAGGAAGTCCTGAGTCCGGCCGAACACACTGCCCAAACGCTTCTGAAGGAACAACTTGAGGAAGTGTTGGACACTTTGACTGACCGCGAGGAAAACGTCTTGCGTCTTCGTTTCGGTCTTGACGACGGGAATGTGCGGACTTTGGAGCAAGTTGGGAAAGTATTCGGCGTCACCCGCGAGCGGATCCGTCAAATCGAAGCGAAAGCGTTGCGCAAATTGCGCCACCCAAGCCGCTCGAAACAATTAAAAGATTTTCTTGAGTAA
- the dnaG gene encoding DNA primase: MAERISEEKLAQIRTETNIVDVVSQYVQLKKRGKNHFGFCPFHDEKTPSFSVAEEKQIFHCFSCGRGGNVFTFLMDVEGISFVEAVIKTAELSNIALDFSYENHAQDNPLQSKKEKLIQIHEEAAAFYHQVLMNTVTGQAALDYMIQRGFTPETLKEYQIGFSPSNRTALFQMLKAKAFDEGILQESGIFTDRQGQNELYDRFSARIIFPLRNAKGKTVAFSGRILHVSPEDDTGYHEAKYLNSPETLLFNKRDFLFNFDKARSEIRRHSEVILFEGYMDVISAWQAGVKNGVASMGTSLTDEQNRILTKTADKIVIAYDGDRPGVEATKRAIEILERNKHFDISIFPLEAGMDPDEYIQQKGAEAFAKALKNSRETVIQFYSRYLKMNLNLDSEKNRITYIETMLKALAPLDSLIERELYMKDIADEFSIPIDILQKQLKGYQQEVLQQRPEREPVRRTAPHDAAPHAMYPSTNKRKVTQAEQSEKQLLYRLFHFEEVWSYLNEIDADFNFIHDDYQTIYILYEEFFRQTGFVGNIDQFLDRINNPALQNVITEIEWFQLDSEVTYQEIQDLVHIIRDKSSLQDQLTKKQAEMKEARKKNDNERLKTIMLEIVSLSKELKATKK; the protein is encoded by the coding sequence TTGGCAGAACGTATTTCAGAAGAAAAATTAGCGCAAATCAGAACCGAAACGAATATTGTTGATGTCGTCAGCCAATATGTACAACTCAAAAAAAGAGGCAAGAATCATTTCGGATTTTGCCCATTCCATGACGAAAAGACCCCCTCTTTTTCTGTTGCGGAAGAAAAACAGATTTTCCACTGTTTCAGCTGCGGAAGAGGGGGGAATGTTTTTACTTTTTTGATGGATGTCGAGGGTATTTCATTCGTTGAAGCAGTCATTAAGACAGCCGAATTAAGTAACATCGCCTTGGATTTTTCGTACGAAAATCATGCCCAGGATAATCCGCTTCAGTCAAAAAAAGAAAAGCTGATCCAAATACATGAGGAAGCAGCAGCTTTTTACCATCAGGTCCTGATGAATACCGTTACGGGCCAAGCTGCGCTGGATTACATGATCCAACGCGGCTTCACCCCTGAGACGCTTAAAGAGTATCAAATTGGCTTTTCCCCTTCCAATCGGACGGCGCTCTTTCAAATGCTGAAAGCGAAGGCATTCGATGAAGGAATCCTTCAGGAAAGTGGTATATTCACGGACAGACAAGGCCAAAATGAACTTTACGATCGGTTCTCGGCCAGGATCATTTTCCCGTTGCGTAATGCTAAAGGAAAGACGGTCGCTTTTTCCGGCAGAATTTTGCATGTTTCCCCGGAGGATGATACAGGGTACCATGAAGCAAAATATCTGAACAGTCCCGAAACGCTTTTGTTCAACAAACGGGATTTCCTTTTCAACTTCGATAAAGCCCGCAGTGAGATCCGCAGACATTCCGAAGTGATCCTTTTCGAAGGGTACATGGATGTCATATCCGCTTGGCAAGCGGGTGTGAAAAACGGCGTCGCCTCGATGGGAACCAGTCTGACGGACGAACAGAACCGAATATTGACGAAAACGGCCGATAAAATAGTCATTGCTTATGACGGCGATCGTCCCGGTGTCGAGGCGACCAAGCGCGCCATTGAGATACTGGAACGGAATAAGCACTTCGATATCTCGATTTTCCCGCTGGAAGCCGGTATGGACCCGGATGAATACATCCAGCAGAAAGGTGCGGAGGCATTCGCCAAGGCACTAAAAAATAGCCGTGAGACAGTCATACAGTTCTATTCACGCTACCTCAAGATGAATCTGAACCTAGATTCCGAAAAAAATCGCATCACCTATATCGAAACCATGCTTAAGGCGTTGGCGCCCTTGGATTCTCTGATCGAAAGAGAGCTCTACATGAAGGATATCGCGGATGAATTCAGCATACCGATCGATATCCTGCAGAAACAACTGAAGGGCTATCAACAAGAGGTGCTTCAGCAGCGGCCTGAACGCGAACCGGTCAGGAGGACTGCACCGCATGATGCTGCGCCTCACGCTATGTATCCGAGCACGAACAAACGCAAAGTCACCCAAGCAGAGCAAAGTGAAAAGCAACTGCTTTACCGGCTGTTTCATTTCGAGGAAGTCTGGTCGTATCTGAATGAGATTGATGCGGATTTCAATTTCATCCATGATGACTACCAGACGATCTACATTTTGTATGAAGAGTTTTTCAGGCAGACTGGGTTTGTCGGAAATATCGACCAATTTTTGGACCGCATCAATAATCCGGCTCTTCAGAATGTGATTACGGAGATCGAATGGTTCCAATTGGATTCGGAAGTCACCTATCAGGAAATTCAGGATCTCGTCCATATCATCCGGGATAAGTCGTCCCTTCAGGATCAACTGACCAAAAAACAGGCTGAAATGAAGGAAGCCCGAAAGAAAAATGACAATGAGCGTCTGAAGACAATCATGTTGGAAATCGTTTCCCTCTCAAAAGAATTAAAAGCAACAAAGAAATAA
- the yihA gene encoding ribosome biogenesis GTP-binding protein YihA/YsxC → MHVKEAEIVMSAVDPKQYPDTGFAEIALAGRSNVGKSSFINKLINRKALARTSSKPGKTQTLNFYLINNSFYFVDVPGYGYAKVSKTERAKWGQMLETYFTQRDTLRHVFLVVDFRHEPTEDDIQMKDFIEYYNLPYSVIATKCDKIPRGKWNQHFYRIKKALNLPSDESLIMFSKETGEGFEKAWTLIEGILAEYDEELQG, encoded by the coding sequence ATGCACGTAAAAGAAGCGGAAATCGTAATGAGCGCGGTCGATCCGAAACAATACCCGGACACCGGTTTTGCTGAGATCGCTTTGGCGGGGCGGTCCAACGTGGGCAAGTCATCGTTCATCAACAAACTGATCAATCGCAAAGCGTTGGCGCGGACGTCAAGCAAACCGGGAAAGACCCAGACTCTGAACTTCTATCTGATCAATAATTCATTTTATTTCGTAGATGTTCCAGGTTATGGTTACGCGAAAGTTTCAAAGACTGAACGGGCAAAATGGGGTCAAATGTTAGAGACGTATTTCACACAAAGGGATACGTTGCGGCATGTCTTTTTGGTTGTCGATTTTCGTCACGAGCCTACGGAAGACGATATTCAGATGAAGGATTTCATCGAGTATTACAACCTTCCTTATTCGGTCATCGCGACCAAATGCGATAAAATACCGCGTGGGAAATGGAACCAACATTTTTACCGTATCAAAAAAGCTTTGAACCTTCCGAGCGATGAGTCCTTGATCATGTTCTCGAAAGAGACGGGCGAGGGCTTTGAAAAGGCCTGGACCTTGATTGAAGGAATATTGGCTGAGTATGATGAAGAGTTGCAGGGTTAG